The following coding sequences are from one Lolium rigidum isolate FL_2022 chromosome 6, APGP_CSIRO_Lrig_0.1, whole genome shotgun sequence window:
- the LOC124661589 gene encoding uncharacterized protein LOC124661589 — translation MAKPLQEVYFVFMNLDPVYERLRADRSVYQGSATLDAYLSQKHDKLLAKLLPPDTYCKKSSLAIVDGFAVEITDAQATVLRSAKEVRVVEKNQELA, via the exons ATGGCGAAGCCGCTGCAGGAGGTGTACTTCGTGTTCATGAACTTGGACCCCGTCTACGAgcgcctaagagccgatcggtctGTATAT CAGGGATCGGCAACGCTGGACGCGTACCTGAGCCAGAAGCACGATAAGCTGCTCGCCAAGCTCCTCCCGCCGGACACCTACTGCAAGAAGTCCTCGCTCGCCATCGTCGATGGGTTCGCCGTCGAGATCACTGACGCTCAG GCAACCGTGCTGAGGTCCGCAAAGGAGGTGAGGGTGGTGGAGAAGAACCAGGAGCTTGCCTGA